A window from Caulobacter sp. X encodes these proteins:
- a CDS encoding FecR domain-containing protein, with translation MTDAEKIEGEAANWVVRLHSDQRTEADRDAFRDWLDADPAHVEAFSAHAAIWDSVAAWGDNREAREVLRFQPMWSGFGRRVIQWSIAGAGLAVAAALVVFVFGGLRLTQRYETVPGELRTISLSDGSILLMNTDSRISTRFTAGERRVVVEQGQAYFRVAKDKSRPFRVFVGRDEVRAVGTAFDVRRLGDHAEVVLEEGRLAIYRDVSSAEPLLARRKAGPAPRPALYMNAGQALDLPNKAPPIVQVANVPQSSAWRYGRVVLDDTRLEDAAADLNRYGGPQIVLSDPRLADIRISGVFHTGRPYDVVSDVVGAFPIKVVKDDGKQIVLGMASPDPRADTPAVVKNSR, from the coding sequence ATGACCGACGCTGAGAAAATCGAAGGAGAGGCCGCCAACTGGGTCGTGCGCCTGCACTCGGATCAGCGCACGGAGGCCGACCGCGACGCTTTCCGCGACTGGCTGGACGCCGATCCGGCCCATGTGGAGGCGTTCTCGGCCCACGCGGCCATTTGGGATTCTGTGGCCGCTTGGGGCGACAATCGTGAAGCGCGCGAGGTGCTTCGGTTTCAGCCGATGTGGTCGGGCTTTGGCCGACGCGTGATCCAGTGGAGCATCGCGGGTGCTGGTCTAGCGGTGGCCGCCGCCCTGGTCGTCTTCGTGTTCGGCGGACTGCGCCTGACCCAACGTTACGAAACCGTGCCAGGCGAGTTGCGCACCATCTCATTGAGCGATGGGTCGATATTGCTGATGAACACCGACTCCCGGATCAGCACCCGGTTCACGGCGGGCGAGCGCCGCGTGGTCGTCGAGCAAGGACAGGCGTATTTCCGTGTAGCCAAGGACAAGAGCCGCCCGTTCAGAGTGTTCGTCGGTCGCGACGAGGTGCGCGCCGTAGGCACGGCCTTCGACGTCAGGCGTCTTGGAGACCATGCCGAGGTGGTGCTGGAAGAGGGACGGCTGGCCATCTATCGCGACGTTTCCTCGGCAGAGCCGCTTCTAGCGAGACGCAAGGCGGGGCCGGCGCCTCGCCCCGCGCTCTATATGAACGCCGGCCAGGCCCTGGACCTGCCAAACAAGGCCCCGCCGATCGTCCAGGTCGCCAATGTCCCTCAATCGAGCGCATGGCGCTATGGAAGGGTGGTTCTGGACGATACGCGGCTCGAAGACGCCGCGGCGGATCTGAACCGCTACGGCGGCCCGCAGATCGTTTTGTCCGATCCGCGACTGGCCGATATTCGCATCAGCGGCGTCTTCCACACCGGCCGTCCTTACGACGTCGTCAGCGATGTCGTCGGCGCCTTCCCGATCAAGGTCGTGAAGGATGATGGCAAGCAAATCGTCCTGGGCATGGCCTCGCCGGACCCGCGGGCTGATACGCCGGCTGTCGTCAAAAATTCACGGTGA
- a CDS encoding RNA polymerase sigma factor, with protein MKRAERMGAVDPASLTSLARSYRQPLLRFFARRTLSPEAAEDCVQEVFMRLARASEPGVENSEAYLFKTARHVLIDRARRATVRREILHDPIADLQLVSPEGSPSRILEGREALEQAARALRELPERTRNIFLLNRLDGLTYTQLAARYAVNVKVIEREMSKALSHLRRRLPDHDRR; from the coding sequence ATGAAGCGCGCGGAGCGCATGGGCGCTGTCGACCCGGCTTCGCTGACAAGCCTGGCGCGATCCTACCGGCAGCCGCTGCTGCGTTTTTTCGCTCGCCGGACCCTGTCGCCAGAGGCGGCTGAGGACTGCGTGCAAGAGGTCTTCATGCGACTGGCGCGCGCTTCGGAGCCGGGTGTCGAAAACTCCGAAGCCTATCTCTTCAAGACCGCCCGCCACGTGTTGATCGACCGCGCGCGCCGCGCGACCGTTCGGCGCGAGATCCTGCACGACCCGATCGCCGACCTGCAACTGGTCAGCCCCGAAGGATCGCCATCGCGAATTCTTGAGGGACGAGAGGCGCTGGAACAGGCCGCTAGAGCGTTGCGGGAACTGCCCGAGCGGACTCGCAACATCTTCCTTCTCAACCGGTTGGACGGTTTGACCTATACCCAGCTTGCCGCCCGGTACGCCGTCAACGTGAAGGTCATTGAACGCGAGATGAGCAAGGCCCTCAGCCACCTTCGACGCCGGTTGCCAGACCATGACCGACGCTGA
- a CDS encoding alkaline phosphatase: MTLLSRRAVMAASTGLFFARATATQGLEMRRAAPAYPFALGVASGDPATDGFVLWTRLSAGGASLDAPAVPVTYEVAEDEVFRRIVRRGRRAASPALGHAVHVEIEGLRPGRTYWYRFHALGAVSPVGRTATAPERATRARIAVSSCQHFELGWFCAYRDMVAAEPDLIVQLGDYIYENSYAQFPKVRQFDGPEPVDLEGYRRRHAIYKSDPDLREAHRQAPWVVTWDDHEVENDYADLANLKGLDPAVFARRRAAAYQAYFEHLPVRPSLWAQPGGPRLYRRLAWGDLVSLPVLDGRQYRSAQACNPEGRSGNRPRHDCPALADPERTMLGAAQEAWLDETLKRERGRWTLLAQQTVVAPIDTPEGVMSDQWDGYVAARDRLLAGLTQPSVRNAVVLSGDIHAFMVNDLRTGAGEGVVATELVTTCLAASHAPSSRYGQVRARNPDVRFADIERSGYTLIEATPDALSVDLRAVSDQSDPQGIAQSLARFTIEDQRKGAQAG, from the coding sequence ATGACCCTGCTTTCGCGCCGCGCCGTGATGGCCGCCTCGACGGGCCTGTTCTTCGCCCGCGCGACAGCGACACAGGGGCTGGAGATGCGTCGCGCCGCGCCCGCGTATCCCTTCGCCTTAGGTGTGGCCAGCGGCGATCCCGCGACCGACGGCTTTGTGCTCTGGACCCGCCTCAGCGCTGGCGGCGCTTCGCTGGACGCCCCGGCCGTTCCCGTGACCTACGAGGTCGCGGAGGACGAGGTCTTCCGTCGGATCGTGCGGCGCGGACGGCGCGCGGCGAGCCCGGCTCTTGGCCACGCCGTGCATGTCGAGATCGAGGGGCTGCGCCCCGGACGGACCTACTGGTATCGCTTCCACGCGCTGGGCGCCGTCAGCCCGGTCGGTCGCACCGCCACCGCGCCCGAACGCGCGACACGGGCGCGGATCGCGGTCAGCAGCTGCCAGCACTTCGAGCTGGGATGGTTTTGCGCCTACCGCGACATGGTCGCCGCTGAACCCGACCTGATCGTTCAGCTAGGCGACTATATCTACGAGAACAGCTACGCCCAGTTTCCAAAGGTTCGCCAATTCGACGGGCCAGAACCGGTCGATCTGGAGGGTTATCGACGTCGGCACGCCATCTATAAGTCCGACCCCGACTTGCGAGAGGCTCATCGCCAGGCGCCCTGGGTGGTCACCTGGGACGACCATGAGGTCGAGAACGACTATGCCGATCTGGCTAATCTAAAGGGACTGGATCCGGCGGTCTTCGCGCGCCGCCGCGCGGCCGCTTACCAAGCCTATTTCGAGCACCTGCCGGTCCGACCCAGCCTTTGGGCCCAGCCGGGCGGCCCGCGACTCTATCGGCGGTTGGCCTGGGGCGATCTGGTGAGCCTGCCCGTGCTGGACGGGCGGCAATATCGCTCCGCCCAGGCCTGCAACCCCGAGGGGCGGAGCGGCAACCGTCCGCGCCATGACTGCCCCGCGCTAGCCGACCCAGAGCGCACCATGCTGGGCGCGGCTCAGGAAGCCTGGCTGGACGAGACCTTGAAGCGCGAGCGTGGCCGCTGGACCTTGCTTGCCCAGCAGACAGTGGTCGCGCCGATCGACACGCCCGAGGGCGTCATGTCGGATCAGTGGGACGGCTACGTGGCGGCGCGGGATCGTCTGCTTGCGGGGCTGACCCAGCCGTCGGTGCGCAACGCCGTCGTCCTCAGCGGCGACATCCACGCCTTCATGGTCAACGACCTGCGGACAGGCGCGGGGGAGGGGGTAGTGGCGACCGAGCTGGTGACGACCTGCCTGGCCGCCAGTCACGCGCCGTCCTCCCGCTACGGACAGGTTCGGGCCCGCAATCCCGACGTCCGCTTCGCCGATATCGAGCGATCCGGATACACCCTGATCGAAGCGACCCCAGATGCTCTCAGCGTCGATCTCCGCGCGGTCTCCGACCAAAGCGATCCGCAAGGCATAGCGCAGAGCCTAGCGAGGTTCACGATTGAGGATCAACGCAAGGGCGCGCAAGCCGGCTGA
- a CDS encoding TonB-dependent receptor, which produces MTNRVFHAAGLRRGLMACCAIAVLGATAPALAQEGGAPPAAFSLQAQPLELALPAFARQADVQVLYAANLVKGKRANAVVGTHSPAEALRDLLAASGLKATVTGPRTFLISVQENPVVAELEEVVVTAQKRSARIEDVPIAVTVLDGGDAQRRGVSNVVDLVDQIAGVSVNYAFGGTNYGLISIRGIGGADDYKPNGNPSVALHVDGVYQTSNAYLGMPLFDLDRVEVLKGPQGTLYGRNTTAGVINAITRGPGPVTEGSARLERGSYGYTEAEASVGGPVSDTLGVRLAVLAQNGGGFMTGAGAGLLAGYRPSVKGVVQTQVPALVDPGRREGFGDKDLVAGRATFDVKLAPDSDLVLKLFGSRDRGDTRQYDRIARAQDATIANAGENSDPYEFYSAGYPTQRIDIYGGSATLSHKVRENLNFTAVGGWQGSKRSVQGNGDGSPYPASYFDADEKLSQSSLELRLADDTGGKLDWIAGAFYVADDVKFNTAWTSYSALTQYDNLHHQDRKSFALFGQVDYRLVERLQVSAGLRYTRDNAHYVGRNVDRNPWGISTFTTTFATTNPFSWDEKFKDDNVSGRLTVKYDVTSNLNVFVSGGTGYRGGGFDGTSIFTVAETKPFASETVRAYEAGLRWSAPRLRLSLDAFDYRFSELQATTRLANDTNGRANVGKASSKGIEVALSAQLLRTPRQSLAFDVSSAWLDTEVLSFSSNRVADVLQTVGDPLPGAPDVSATASLNHSITLKDGWTLRSRLGVTHHGEESNRLNATAGNTAKAYTLVNARVDLATPRNWTLYAYGRNITDEVYFPELNGAARLVGAPATYGFGARFDF; this is translated from the coding sequence ATGACGAACCGAGTTTTCCACGCCGCCGGTCTTCGGCGTGGCCTGATGGCCTGCTGCGCCATCGCCGTTCTGGGCGCGACCGCGCCGGCCTTGGCCCAGGAGGGCGGCGCGCCGCCAGCAGCCTTCTCGCTGCAGGCCCAGCCCTTGGAGCTGGCCTTGCCAGCCTTCGCCCGGCAGGCTGACGTGCAGGTTCTCTACGCGGCGAACCTGGTCAAGGGAAAGCGGGCCAACGCGGTGGTCGGGACCCATTCGCCGGCCGAGGCGCTGCGCGACCTCCTGGCGGCGTCGGGCCTGAAGGCGACGGTCACCGGGCCGCGCACCTTCCTGATTTCGGTGCAGGAAAATCCGGTCGTCGCCGAACTCGAAGAAGTCGTCGTCACCGCGCAAAAGCGTTCCGCGCGGATCGAGGATGTCCCGATCGCGGTGACCGTGCTCGACGGCGGCGACGCTCAGCGGCGCGGGGTCTCCAACGTCGTCGACCTTGTCGACCAGATCGCGGGCGTGTCGGTCAACTACGCCTTCGGCGGCACCAACTACGGCCTGATCAGCATCCGCGGCATCGGCGGGGCCGACGACTACAAGCCCAACGGCAACCCCTCGGTCGCTCTGCATGTCGACGGCGTCTACCAGACCTCGAACGCCTATCTGGGCATGCCGCTGTTTGATCTGGATCGGGTCGAGGTCCTCAAGGGGCCGCAAGGCACGCTCTATGGCCGCAACACGACCGCCGGCGTCATCAACGCCATCACGCGTGGGCCCGGCCCGGTGACGGAGGGCTCGGCTCGGCTGGAGCGCGGCAGCTATGGCTACACCGAGGCCGAAGCCTCGGTCGGCGGGCCGGTCAGCGACACCCTCGGCGTCCGTCTGGCCGTCCTCGCGCAGAACGGCGGCGGCTTCATGACCGGCGCCGGCGCGGGCTTGCTGGCCGGTTATCGCCCGTCGGTGAAGGGCGTCGTGCAGACCCAGGTTCCAGCCCTGGTCGATCCAGGCCGCCGGGAGGGCTTCGGCGACAAGGACCTCGTGGCGGGCCGCGCGACCTTCGACGTCAAGCTTGCGCCCGACAGTGACCTCGTTCTCAAGCTGTTCGGCAGCCGCGACCGAGGCGACACCCGCCAGTACGATCGGATCGCGCGCGCCCAGGACGCCACCATCGCCAACGCCGGCGAGAATAGCGATCCCTACGAGTTCTACTCGGCGGGCTATCCGACGCAACGCATCGACATCTATGGCGGCTCGGCCACGCTGAGCCACAAGGTCCGGGAGAACCTGAACTTCACCGCCGTCGGCGGCTGGCAGGGCAGCAAGCGCTCGGTGCAGGGCAATGGCGACGGCTCGCCCTATCCGGCCTCGTATTTCGACGCCGACGAAAAGCTCAGCCAGTCCTCATTGGAGCTGCGCCTAGCCGACGACACCGGCGGCAAGCTCGACTGGATCGCCGGCGCCTTCTACGTCGCCGACGACGTCAAGTTCAACACCGCCTGGACCAGCTATTCGGCGCTCACCCAGTACGACAACCTGCATCATCAGGATCGCAAGAGCTTCGCCCTGTTCGGCCAGGTCGATTACCGCCTGGTCGAGCGTCTGCAGGTGTCGGCCGGCCTGCGCTACACCCGTGACAACGCCCACTATGTCGGCCGTAACGTCGACCGTAACCCGTGGGGCATCAGCACCTTCACGACCACCTTCGCCACGACGAACCCGTTTTCGTGGGATGAGAAGTTCAAGGACGACAACGTCTCGGGCCGTCTGACGGTGAAGTACGACGTCACCTCTAACCTGAACGTCTTCGTTTCGGGCGGCACCGGCTATCGCGGCGGCGGCTTTGACGGCACCTCGATCTTCACCGTCGCCGAAACCAAGCCGTTCGCCTCCGAGACGGTGCGCGCCTACGAGGCTGGTCTGCGTTGGAGCGCGCCGCGCCTGCGCCTGTCGCTGGACGCCTTCGACTACCGCTTCAGCGAACTGCAGGCCACCACGCGCCTGGCCAATGACACGAACGGCCGGGCCAATGTCGGCAAGGCCAGCAGCAAGGGAATCGAGGTCGCGCTGAGCGCTCAGCTTCTGCGCACCCCGCGCCAGAGCCTGGCCTTCGACGTCAGCTCCGCCTGGCTGGACACTGAGGTGCTATCCTTCAGCTCCAACCGCGTGGCCGACGTGCTGCAGACGGTGGGCGACCCCTTGCCGGGCGCGCCGGACGTGTCAGCGACGGCGAGCTTGAACCACAGCATCACCTTGAAGGACGGCTGGACGCTGCGCAGCCGCCTGGGCGTCACCCACCACGGCGAAGAGTCCAATCGCCTGAACGCCACGGCAGGGAACACAGCCAAGGCCTACACCCTGGTCAACGCCCGCGTGGACTTGGCGACACCGAGAAACTGGACCCTCTACGCCTACGGGCGCAACATCACCGATGAGGTCTATTTCCCCGAGCTGAACGGGGCCGCCCGTCTCGTTGGCGCGCCCGCCACCTACGGCTTCGGCGCGCGGTTCGACTTCTGA
- a CDS encoding FecR family protein produces the protein MARGLSREDEAVRWFAKTDRGPLTGEDRRAFLEWLETPGNADAYHETADAWSVLGAAKGAESLMAMRAAALREASGVSRRRAILGVGGALAAAGAGGAAFLMAGAAGAKIRTGAGERLTAPLPDGSSVTLAPLSTVRVQYDKVRRRVRLVEGQAYFDARSAPGRPFEVIVGDQRAQGSGGRFQVTKQGQTAQILIEDGVLEVAAASGAPRRLTAGQMTAGPADARRVALADLDRLTAWREGRLVFNDAPLPQVVAAFNRYSSDRLALAADTRLDAIRISGSFRYDGTREFAQALAAGFGVRIRQLDETTWEIDG, from the coding sequence ATGGCGCGCGGTCTGTCCCGCGAGGATGAAGCCGTCCGCTGGTTCGCGAAGACCGACCGCGGACCGTTGACGGGCGAGGATCGCAGGGCGTTCCTCGAATGGCTGGAAACGCCCGGTAACGCCGACGCCTACCACGAGACCGCCGACGCCTGGTCGGTGCTGGGCGCGGCCAAGGGCGCCGAGAGCCTGATGGCGATGCGCGCGGCCGCTCTGCGCGAAGCCTCGGGCGTCAGCCGCCGGCGGGCGATCCTGGGCGTGGGCGGCGCGCTGGCGGCGGCCGGGGCAGGGGGCGCGGCGTTCCTGATGGCCGGTGCGGCCGGGGCGAAGATCCGAACCGGGGCCGGCGAGCGCTTGACCGCGCCCCTGCCCGATGGGTCAAGCGTGACCCTGGCGCCGCTGTCGACCGTGCGTGTCCAGTACGACAAGGTCCGTCGACGCGTGCGACTGGTCGAGGGGCAGGCCTATTTCGACGCGCGCTCGGCGCCCGGGCGTCCGTTCGAGGTGATCGTCGGCGACCAGCGCGCGCAAGGCAGCGGCGGCCGATTCCAGGTGACCAAGCAGGGCCAGACGGCGCAGATCCTGATCGAGGACGGCGTTCTCGAGGTGGCGGCGGCGAGCGGCGCGCCCCGACGGCTGACGGCGGGTCAGATGACCGCAGGTCCGGCCGACGCGCGACGCGTGGCGCTCGCCGATCTCGACCGGCTAACCGCTTGGCGCGAAGGGCGGCTGGTGTTCAACGACGCGCCGCTGCCGCAGGTCGTGGCCGCCTTCAACCGCTATTCCAGCGATCGCCTAGCCCTCGCCGCCGACACGCGACTGGACGCCATCCGTATCTCGGGCTCGTTCCGCTATGACGGGACGCGCGAGTTCGCCCAGGCCCTGGCGGCGGGCTTTGGCGTGCGCATACGCCAGCTGGACGAGACGACTTGGGAGATCGACGGCTGA
- a CDS encoding RNA polymerase sigma factor, which translates to MSLPALDPAAARESDGSTGAERFEALTRRLRTPLLRYFTRRTGSQPDSEELVQDLFLRLLRRPGLMSLKSIDGYVFEAAANLLRDKVKRERARQMLSAVDLDRIDLADDLPGAEDVVGGRQSLQRINVALKSLSPRARTIVILRRFEDMSHAQIAARLNISVSAVEKHLVRAMAVLRDALREQG; encoded by the coding sequence ATGTCCCTGCCTGCTCTTGATCCTGCGGCGGCGCGTGAGTCGGACGGCTCCACGGGCGCCGAGCGTTTTGAAGCTCTCACCCGCCGCCTGCGAACCCCGCTGTTGCGCTATTTTACGCGCCGCACGGGCTCCCAGCCGGACAGCGAGGAACTGGTCCAGGACCTGTTCCTGCGCCTGTTGCGCCGCCCAGGCCTGATGAGCCTGAAGAGTATCGATGGCTATGTCTTCGAAGCGGCTGCCAATCTTCTTCGCGACAAGGTCAAACGGGAGCGGGCGCGTCAGATGCTGAGCGCGGTGGATCTGGACCGAATCGATCTCGCCGATGATCTTCCGGGCGCCGAGGATGTCGTCGGCGGGCGGCAAAGTCTTCAGCGCATCAACGTCGCCCTCAAGTCGCTGTCGCCTCGCGCGCGCACCATCGTCATCCTTCGCCGCTTCGAGGATATGAGCCACGCCCAGATCGCCGCCCGGCTGAACATCTCGGTCAGCGCCGTGGAAAAACACTTGGTGCGAGCGATGGCCGTGCTGCGAGACGCACTGAGGGAGCAGGGCTAA
- a CDS encoding RNA polymerase sigma factor gives MRLRDFDHWFVDHILPYERQYLKLARRLTGDFDEAADLVHDAYARVFAHDGARQVANPRAYVLQIVRNLGIQKIRRARIVSIETVAAVENLQHVDLAIDAFSQLSDREELRRLIAAIQKLPTQARRVVIMRRFDDMSPKDVAARLGISVSTMEKHLAKGLSLLADVLDAAEGADKPLPQERESGWSRKARSTTRR, from the coding sequence ATGCGGCTTCGCGATTTCGACCATTGGTTCGTCGACCATATCCTGCCGTACGAGCGGCAGTATCTGAAGTTGGCGCGACGACTGACCGGCGACTTCGACGAGGCCGCCGACCTGGTGCATGACGCCTATGCTCGCGTGTTCGCGCACGACGGCGCGCGGCAGGTCGCCAATCCTCGCGCCTATGTCCTGCAGATCGTCCGTAACCTGGGCATCCAGAAGATCCGCCGCGCCCGCATCGTCTCGATCGAGACCGTCGCCGCGGTCGAGAACCTGCAGCATGTCGACCTCGCGATCGACGCCTTCAGCCAGCTTTCCGATCGCGAGGAACTGCGCCGGCTCATCGCGGCGATCCAGAAGCTTCCGACACAGGCGCGCCGGGTTGTGATAATGCGGCGTTTCGACGACATGTCGCCCAAGGACGTAGCGGCGCGCCTCGGCATAAGCGTCTCTACTATGGAGAAGCATCTCGCCAAGGGCCTCAGCCTGTTGGCGGACGTGCTGGATGCGGCGGAAGGGGCTGACAAGCCCCTCCCCCAGGAACGTGAGAGCGGATGGAGCCGCAAGGCCAGATCGACCACAAGGCGATAA
- a CDS encoding FecR family protein — MEPQGQIDHKAIRDEASLWVARLDSGSADVEAFERWRDADPAHAAAYAKMSRLWYRLGQSGTILEPPEPVAEPAPSRRGLLRAAGVIGGACAVGAGAFATRTFAKSTASTRPGERRRVTVGPGVAIDLNTDSKISWRLQDGAPHVWLDRGEAAVTVAASARKACVLKAGDVTVDLKSGEFNARLRGGSLDLLVLRGTGALYRSKTSQAPAAHLEQGQSVVATASATLVQKASTEALDEVSAWRRGEIVFQGAPLGAVVEEYNRYLTRKLVIADPELSRLRLGGRFTNSDPSDFLETLRSSFNVRVIDAGADTIVLTRSE; from the coding sequence ATGGAGCCGCAAGGCCAGATCGACCACAAGGCGATAAGGGACGAGGCCAGCCTATGGGTGGCGCGCCTCGACTCCGGGTCGGCTGACGTCGAGGCCTTCGAGCGTTGGCGCGACGCCGATCCGGCTCATGCGGCGGCCTACGCCAAGATGAGCCGGCTCTGGTACAGGCTTGGCCAGTCCGGGACGATCCTGGAGCCGCCCGAGCCTGTCGCCGAGCCCGCGCCATCGCGGCGTGGTTTGTTGCGCGCCGCCGGCGTGATCGGCGGCGCCTGCGCGGTGGGGGCCGGCGCCTTCGCCACCAGGACCTTCGCCAAGTCCACCGCCAGCACCCGGCCGGGCGAGCGGCGGCGCGTGACCGTGGGGCCGGGCGTGGCGATCGACCTGAACACCGACAGCAAGATCTCCTGGCGGCTGCAGGACGGCGCGCCGCACGTCTGGCTGGATCGCGGCGAAGCCGCCGTGACCGTAGCCGCCTCCGCCCGCAAGGCCTGCGTATTGAAGGCGGGCGATGTGACCGTTGACCTGAAAAGCGGAGAATTCAACGCCCGCTTGCGGGGCGGCTCGCTGGATCTGCTTGTGCTGCGGGGAACCGGCGCTCTTTATCGGTCGAAGACCAGCCAGGCGCCCGCCGCCCATCTGGAACAGGGTCAGAGCGTGGTCGCCACGGCGTCCGCCACCCTGGTCCAGAAGGCATCGACCGAGGCGCTTGACGAGGTCTCGGCCTGGCGGCGCGGCGAGATCGTGTTCCAGGGGGCGCCATTGGGCGCGGTCGTCGAGGAATATAATCGCTATCTGACGCGCAAGCTGGTCATCGCCGATCCGGAGCTGAGCCGATTGCGCCTGGGGGGGCGCTTCACGAATTCCGACCCCAGCGATTTTCTCGAAACCCTGCGCTCCAGCTTCAACGTGCGCGTGATCGACGCCGGCGCCGACACCATTGTGCTGACCCGCTCCGAATAA